Below is a genomic region from Demequina sp..
TAGATGGACGGGGCGTCAACGGCGTTGACCACGGCCTGCGTGTCTACATCGCACATGAGCGCGACCTTGGACTTGACCGACGCCGTGACCGGGCGGTCGGAGCGGAGCACCAGGGCGTCGGGCTGGATGCCGATGCTGCGCAGCGCGGCCACCGAGTGCTGGGTGGGCTTGGTCTTCTGCTCGCCGGACGGCCCGATGAAAGGCACGAGCGACACGTGCAGGAAGAAGACGTAGTCGCGGCCGACGTCGTGGCGCACCTGGCGCGCGGCCTCGAGGAATGGCTGGGACTCGATGTCGCCTACCGTGCCGCCGATCTCGGTGATGATGACGTCCACGTTGGGGCGGCCTGCGCGCGCATGCGGCGCTTGATCTCGTCCGTGATGTGCGGGATGACCTGGACCGTGTCGCCCAGGTACTCGCCGCGGCGCTCCTTGGCGATGACCTGCGAGTAGACCTGGCCCGTCGTCACGTTCGAGGAGGCGCTGAGATTGACGTCCAGGAAGCGCTCGTAGTGTCCGATGTCGAGGTCCGTCTCGGCGCCGTCGTCGGTGACGAACACCTCGCCGTGCTGGAACGGATTCATGGTGCCGGGATCCACGTTGAGGTAGGGATCCAGCTTCTGCATCGTCACGCGGATTCCGCGTGACCTGAGGAGGCGGCCGAGGCTCGAAGCCGTCAAACCCTTCCCGAGGGAGGAAACAACGCCTCCGGTGACGAAGATGTGACGGGTGACATGGTCCTGACCGGACGAGTATCGAGTTCGCTCCACGGAACTCCAGTTTACCAGTCCCGGCCGACGCCGTGCGAGGGTGGCGCGCCGACGGTTGGCTTGGTCATGGGTCAGGTGTCGGTGCCGAGGCCGGAAATGAGCTCGTCAGCGTCGCTCGCGTCGTAGTTCCCGGAGATCCCACCGGCCGCCTGAATCGCGGCCCCGGTGACCGCCCAGCCGCCATAGAACGTGGCGGCATTGGTCACCGTGGTCGCTCCCGCCGCCTCCCCCGCCGTGGCGCCCGTGAACCCGACGACCGTGCCACCGGACGCCGCGACGAACGCGCCCGCGAGGTCGGAGACATCGCCACCTGGCGCCACGAGCAGGAACATATCGGCCACCCCGGAGCGGTCCCCCGTCACCAGGCCTGCGTCCTGCAGCAGGGACCAGAGCGTGTCTGCGCGCTCCTGACCGGCGGCGTCGAACTCTCCGCCGGAGGCCAGGGGAGATTGCGAGGGCCGCCGAGAGCACCTGCGGGGTCGTGGAACCCTCCGGCGGGTTCGGCAGCGAGGCGGTGATCTGCTCCGCGAGAGCATCCCTGAATGGCCCGCGGTCCTCCGCAGTCCACTCCTTCGTGACGGCTACTGACGCGGTGATGACGGCCCCCGCCGTCTCGAGGCGGGCCGATGCCGCGCTCAGATCCTCGTCCGTGGCGTCCGCCGTGCGGACGAGCGCGATGCTGTGGCCCTGCAAGCGCGCGCGAACGGCCGCGGGGCCCGCGACATCAGCGAATTCCCTGCCCTGCTGCGCATCGGCCTGTGCGGCGGCCGCGTCGGCCTGCGCGCGCTCGAGCTCCTGCGCGTTGTCAGAACCGCTGAACAGGCCTTCGCTGAGCAGCCCGGAGCCGACGAGGATGCCGATCGCAAGCGCGAAGACCGCGAGCGCGCCCACGAGGAGCCTGCTGCGCGCGCTCATGCCGTGCCCCCGAACCACCCGGTGACCGCCGTCCACGCGTCCTGCACCCATGCGCGCACATCGTCGATGGACCACAGCGCGATGGCCAAGGTCGCGAAGGCGAGCACGAGCACGGTCCATACAAACAGCAGCGAGTGCCGATGCCGGTAGGTTGCCGCGATGACAGAGGCGTCCGTTGTGGAGCGGCGGGTCACGAGAGCCGTGAGGAACGCGCCGATGCCCACGTCCGGCTCGGCGCTGAGCACGTCGACGGCGCCCTGCCGACGGCCGGCGACGACGATGACCTCGGCCCCTGCATGGTGCGCTGCGAGCGCGGCAAGGTCGGCGCTGCCGAGCGCCACATGAGCGACGTCGTAGCCGACGCCCATCGCCTCGAGGCGAGACCCGACGCCCTGCTCGCCCTCGGGCACGATGACCCTGGCCTGAGCGAGCGCGGACTCTGGCGCCGATTCGATGCCGCCGATGATGACCGCCGGCCGCAGGTGCGCTGCGAGGCACGCGTCCACGGCACCACCTTCGGAGATGACGATGGGACGCCTGTCATTGATGAACAGCCGCAGCGCGCTTAAGTCAGCCGCCGTCGTTGGCGAGTCCGCCACCACAAGCACGATGCGGCCCGCGACATCGATTCCGAGGCTCGGCAGCCCAGCACCCTCAAAGAAGAGCTGCCCCTCGCGCTCGAGGCGCTCGATCGCGTGCGAACCGAACACCGCGACCTGCACCTTGAGGTGATCGAGCGCCGCGGTGTCTGCGGCAACGACTCGCTCCTGGGTCAGTGCCGTCCCGGTCGCGATCACCGCGGCCCCGCGCATGACCCGGTCAGCCGAGAGAGTGAGCATCGTTCCGTCGCGCAGCGCGAGCACGGCAGGTCCCGCGCCGTCGATGACCGCGAGTCCCGCCCGTAGAAGCGTGCGGGCCCCCGCGGCCGGCTGCCTGCCGGACGCCGTGCGCTGCGCGTTCACGACGGCGACGACACCCGCCGCGGCGAGTGCCTCCGCGTCCGCCTCGCGCAGATCGAGCACGTCGATGATCGCGACATCGCCCGGCTTCGCCTTCGCAATGAGCTCGCGCAGGTGCGTTCCGCTCCTCGCCGGACCGGTCACGGCACCCACCGTCGGAATGGCCTCCGTGGAGGCGTCGGCGCGCGCGCCAACGTCCTGCGGTGGTTCAGCCATGGACGTCATCGTCCCACGGACGAGGCCTCCAGAAGTTCAATCGCGTGG
It encodes:
- the steA gene encoding putative cytokinetic ring protein SteA, whose translation is MAEPPQDVGARADASTEAIPTVGAVTGPARSGTHLRELIAKAKPGDVAIIDVLDLREADAEALAAAGVVAVVNAQRTASGRQPAAGARTLLRAGLAVIDGAGPAVLALRDGTMLTLSADRVMRGAAVIATGTALTQERVVAADTAALDHLKVQVAVFGSHAIERLEREGQLFFEGAGLPSLGIDVAGRIVLVVADSPTTAADLSALRLFINDRRPIVISEGGAVDACLAAHLRPAVIIGGIESAPESALAQARVIVPEGEQGVGSRLEAMGVGYDVAHVALGSADLAALAAHHAGAEVIVVAGRRQGAVDVLSAEPDVGIGAFLTALVTRRSTTDASVIAATYRHRHSLLFVWTVLVLAFATLAIALWSIDDVRAWVQDAWTAVTGWFGGTA